A window of Stenotrophomonas indicatrix genomic DNA:
CAGCCTGCGCACCAGCCTGGAAAAGCTGCGCACCGACCATGTCGACCTGGCGTTGATCCACTGGCCGTCACCAAACGACAAGGTCGATACGCCGATGGAGGAATACCTGCCTGCCCTGGCTGAGGCCAAGGCACAGGGGCTGACCCGGGAGATCGGTATCTCCAACTTCACCATCGCCCAGACCCGCAAGGCGATCGAGATCCTCGGCGCCGATGCCATCGCCACCAACCAGATCGAGATCCACCCCTACCTGCAGAACCGCCTGCTGGTGAAGTTCCTGCAGGACAACGGGATCCGCGTCACTGCCTACATGAGCCTGGCCTACGGCGAGGTGATCAAGGACCCGGTGATCCAGGCCATCGCCGGCCGTCATCAGGCCAGCCCGGCACAGATCGCGCTGGCATGGGCGCTTCAGCAGGATTACGCGGTCATTCCGTCATCGACCAAGCGCGAGAACCTGGCCAGCAACCTGGAAGCCGCCGCGATCCGCCTGACCGAAGACGACATGGCGCAGATCGCCAAGCTGGACCGTGGCCACCGCCTGGCCAATCCGGAAGGCATCGCACCGGCCTGGGATTGAAGAACGGCCGCCGGGCATGGCCCGGCGCTACCGGATGACGGTGGGTAGCGCCGGGCCATGCCCGGCGGATCCATCAGTACTGCAACAACCATCCGCGCATTGCCGCACTCACCTCGTCCGGCTTCTCCATCGGTGCCAGGTGCCCGCAATCGGGCACCACCACCAGCTGCGAATGCGGCACCAGCGCGTGCATCTCCTCGCTCACCGCCAACGGCGTGATGCGGTCGTTCGCACCACAGACGATCAGCAGCGGATCGCGGTAGCCGGCCAGCACATCGTGGCCATCACTGCGCTCCAGCGCGCTCTGGCGCAGGAACACCTCCGCACCCAGCCGTGCGGTCATGTCACGCACGCGCTGCACCAGCACGTAGTCGTCCAGCCGCGAGGCGCCGATATAGCTGCGCATCAGCGCGTCACCAAAGCCGTGGAATTTACCGGGCAGGCGCACGCTGGCGCGCTGGCTGCGGCGCTGTTCGGCACGTTCCGGGGAGTCGGCATGGATCGAGGTGTCGATCAGGGCCAGCTGCAGCACCCGCTCCGGCGCGGTGCGCAGGATCTGCTGGGCGACGAAGCCGCCCAGTGAGAAACCGGCCAGCGCAAACCGCTCCGGCGCCTGCGCCAGTACCTCCTCGGCAACGGCCTGCAGGGTCTCGCCGCGGGTCTGGTCGCCCACGGTGCAGTCGGCGATATCGGCCAGGTCGGCCAGCTGCGCGCGCCAGAGTTCGGCGTCGTTGAGCAGGCCCGGGAGGAGGAGCAGGGGAATACGGTCGGTCATGCGGGTATTGTGGCGTCTTCAAACCCACAACACGACCAGACACCCATGGCCGACCCCTACAACAGCGGTGCCC
This region includes:
- the dkgB gene encoding 2,5-didehydrogluconate reductase DkgB; the protein is MTVPAFGLGTFRLKDQTVIDSVRNALDVGYRAIDTAQIYGNEAEVGQAIAESGVPRDEIYLTTKVWITEFKRDALLASLRTSLEKLRTDHVDLALIHWPSPNDKVDTPMEEYLPALAEAKAQGLTREIGISNFTIAQTRKAIEILGADAIATNQIEIHPYLQNRLLVKFLQDNGIRVTAYMSLAYGEVIKDPVIQAIAGRHQASPAQIALAWALQQDYAVIPSSTKRENLASNLEAAAIRLTEDDMAQIAKLDRGHRLANPEGIAPAWD
- a CDS encoding alpha/beta fold hydrolase, with the protein product MTDRIPLLLLPGLLNDAELWRAQLADLADIADCTVGDQTRGETLQAVAEEVLAQAPERFALAGFSLGGFVAQQILRTAPERVLQLALIDTSIHADSPERAEQRRSQRASVRLPGKFHGFGDALMRSYIGASRLDDYVLVQRVRDMTARLGAEVFLRQSALERSDGHDVLAGYRDPLLIVCGANDRITPLAVSEEMHALVPHSQLVVVPDCGHLAPMEKPDEVSAAMRGWLLQY